acCTTTCTGTCTTTCCCATTCTTGTCCAAACCTTTCAAAGGTAGACTACCACCATAAATTAAATTGTTCTCCAAGTAATTTATTAAAGTTAATGATTTGTCTGGCTGTCTAAGGCATAACTGTATTTCTATAGCTAAAAGGCTAACTTGTTTTGCCAAGGATTCATCTATAAAAGCATCAAGACATAATATCTTATCTAATATAATACTATAAGGCTTACCCATTggttcaataaatttatatactttatcCATAATTCTTAGTGCAGTTGTGTACTGCTTCTGGTGGTACAATAAAACTGCTTGGTTAAACTGAATAATGCAATGATCAATATCATCTAGTCTTTCTAATTTTATCTGGAACTAACAAAATCATTTATGTACATACTTCTTGgtttattaattgataattgaGGATATATTTTAATCCCATACCTGATTGCAAATTTGTGCTAAATTTCTTTGCAATTGCTCAGTTTTCTTGAAATCGTTCTTGGAATACTCAATTATAGCTTTGTTTTGAACTACCTTAAGGTCACCGtttctattttccaatttatttataaattgcaAGCAGCTTGCATAGTTTTtcctacaataaaataaatagaaaatactttACTTTATATTTTGACTCACTTTTTGTATTCATTAAAAGCATTTTGAGCAATTTCTCGTTCTTGATCAGACACGATTTCTGGACCTTTCTCTTGATCTTTTTCGGTCATTTTAACtcatttgttatttgaaaattaattaactaaatttttatttacttaaagcTAAGTGTCCTATAAATCTAAAAATCGATCAAACCTCTTCTCTTTTAAATCTTTAAAATTATCCTCAACCACAGAAAATTATTGTGGTTGAATGTCCACATAGTAAGCGTCTCATATAAAAGAATAAGAACTCCAAATGTTAATGTGGTTATTTGGTCgtgttttattttcgaaatgGTATGGAATATATTAGTAGGattaaaaagtataatttagtaatttctttttgtttcaggGTAAAGCAaggaaaactagaaaaattgcCGAAAGGCGTTTcgcaaaaatgaagaaaatgattaGTTTAAGTGATCCTCGTATCAAAGAATCATTAAGACAATTACCTAAGAAAAAGAAACCAGAAGATCCGCATGAAATGAAAGTAAATGAAGCACCACAAATTAGTTCCgctctattttttcaatataatacaCAACTTGGCCCCCCGTATCACATACTTATAGatacaaatttcataaatttctccattaaaaataaattggatatCATACAAAACATGATGGATTGCTTGTATGCGAAATGTACACCATATATTACAGATTGTGTGTTAGCTGAGTTAGAGAAACTAGGACAAAAATATAGAGTAGCTCTTAGAATTATCAAAGATCCCAGGTTTGAAAGGATATGTTGTATGCATAAAGGTACTTATGCGGATGATTGTCTAGTACAAAGGGTAACACAACATAAGTGCTATATTGTAGCTACTAATGATAGGGACTTGAAAAGAAGGATCAGAAAAATACCAGGTGTACCAATTATGTATGTATCACAACATAAATATACCATTGAAAGAATGCCTGATGCATATGGAGCTCCCAAATAATTATGTaatgtgtatttttttaataaaaattgaactttatatttgtaaaattttgatattattgtgGATAACTATATATAAGtggttttataattatttcacacTGAACACATTTACTACCTCTACGCCCAAACTCACTATTGAATGTCTAGTCCTTTACATCAGATATGAACCAATGCAGAGATCTAGGGGAATAAAATCATAGTAAACTTGTTTATTTCCTTTTGGCTAATTTGTTTgtcattatattaaaaaattagaatactaTAGTgctctattttattaaataataaactaaaacacccaaaaacaaaagaagtgatAATATATGTATCAAGTACCTTGTTAAGTTTACATAgtgcagacatctcagtatttagaaaatatatcaaaagttcaccaatatgataaaaaaaggaaattgcaTTAAAGAActacgaaatatcaaaaaaatatacatacaatTATAAAGTTTTCAAAGTTCTTGAAACGGCATCAAAGatacgaaaaagagaatttttagaaatggtttacaCATAGGGACTAGAAGgctattattgaaaaaaggaCTTGAATTGAGTTAAATTTAAAGTTCTTTGTTATACATTTTAATGcaactacgaataatttgatttatagcTGCCACATATTTTTGGGGTGTggaaactaaggaaaaattattctttcttattaaaatagattttcattttgatattcataatgtaGATGTTCTATTGATTGATGTAATTACGCAGATTGTCATTGCCatgtcatattttgatgaagaccgAAGTAGGTCAAAACgttaattttgattgattttcataaaaaagagatataaaatcaaaacaaattatcacGACAAACATATAGgaaggtctaagaagtaaaaagataaattcaaataatacatATATCTCAAAAAGAATGCAGTTAAATGCTTTGAGATATTTGTATCACCTAACTCCTAAAGAATAGGTCAGTTTGTTTTTAGATACATACTATGTTCCTTAAAGAGCAGTTATGAACTAGAGGCAGATGGTAGGTTTAATAATTGGAAAACAGaccaaaaataattaagaaaaaaaacttgtattaCTTTTTAACTGGTATACAACAATTTAATATAAcaattaacaacaataatttaatCTTCACTGCTTAACAGCTTAcatcaaaaccaaaaataactTTGCTGATCTTAAATATGTTTAATCtagaaaactaatgaaaaaactaCTTATATGTATAATTTAAGTGGGAACACCTAATCttatcactttttttatcaaCGAAAGGTCAGCAAAATTCTCTTTGTATTTATTACAATACATGGAACATTATTTGGCGAAATAATATAAGTATCTTATGTCTAAGTATAACAACCTTAAGAGGAGGAAGGAGGAAATACACTGGACACAATTTTCTCCAGTTTAAGAACTAGTAAAAACTTGTAATTTGGAATGACTTTTGAACTGTATATTTGCTGTGATTtaaccatttattttttttttatagaaattgatCAAGTGCCGAAGTAGACACAatgtgaattaaattattttattaattccacAGCAAACTTTTCAAAACTAAGTTGAAGATATTTCTGAAATACTGACAATCCAACCTATTCGTTTTTTCTCAGAATTACAAGTTGTACATAGTTTTTTAGTGAAGagtggaaaaaatatgaaactactTTAGAATAAGATAGAAATGGATTACTGAATGGtttggtaaatattttattcaaatttattaaacagTATTATATATGATTCAGTAGTTATCTATATAGTAACTTAGTGCGTTCATTCTTTCCTAAAATTTCCtgtatatattatgtatttgaTTAAAAGGACGGTTATTTCGATTACGGTTTCTACTTGGATGAAATAAAAACAGACCAGTCAAAATCCCATTATGTTCGTCAGTTGCCGAATATGTTCTAAATTACTAATAGAAGTATAAGCAgaagacaaaaaatttgaaCGTGATTCTAAGAAGTGGCACTAAGTAAACGACTATTTCCAAATTATAAAAGTAGTTTAATTTTCTGTGCCACTTCATAAGAATCTGTCACTGATACTTCTTTACCTTATGCGTCTAACTTATACCCTAATTTAGGTAGCCTAGCGGCAAAAATAGGGAgtgtaataaataatgtatatatttgagtcaatCTTACAAAGTGAAATATCGTATTTGTCACATTGAAATGTATATGATTTATTTCTTTGATATATTGATTGGTCTGTATATTTTCTGGCgtttattcaattgaaaaaaaaaatcgtgatcTATTTGGCTGTTTCTATTCAAAGCATTTTTGttcctaaaatatttcttacttACATTAATCTAGTGGAATGAACCAGGTAAATATCTCGACGATATCTTCCGAACTTTTACATCATTTATCTCGAAAAATCTAAACtttatgaaacattttaagCAGTGTAatgttaataattgaattttctacaatttgcttcttaattttttttgtcttgaaGTCAGTATCACAAAAGGTATTGATGTTTGAAATCGAacatacaaataatattaattttccatctattccaatttcttttttatcatttggaTAATTTACcgattaaaaacttttataaattaaggCTCTGAATCGTgaagtataaataaaactacatttggatttattttatcattgctTGAcgatattataaattataaaaaaatatgaataatatattttattatattccttggtgtaattttaattcaattttcagatttttttaatctttaaaaGTTTCTATTTCTTCTTAAGATACACTTCTAATTCAATTAGCGGGCGAAGTAGCACCAACTTAACGTAAAATTGGCttatttctaatgaattttgCCAACGACTTTGCTAAAATTGCTGGCACATGCGCTTTTCCACCATTTTTTAGAGTTTTAGTTTAATTGGGCagttttttgatttaatatggACACAATGATAAACGATGAATTTTTTCTCCAGTGTGTATCTAATTACAAACCACTTTACGATATATCAGATAAAGGGTATAAATCTGtgttacaaaaagaaaattttttacttcgaCGTAGTGCGCATGTGTTGTAGACACAcgaaatgcataattttgaagtTTGCAGCCTTTCTGGACTTCGAAATGCATCAGAAATGCTAACATTGTTTTTCGTATGTCAAGCATATGTGCTTTGCATCAATTACTTTATAAATGTATGCCTAAGAAGTCATAGGAACTtctatatttgtattttataaagaatgtgGCACATAGTTGCCATTTGTTTTACTAATCCCGTCACGTTTCAAATCCAACATCGActaaaattttactcaaaacaGGTTTTTGAGAAGCGGTTATTTCTTTATGTGAATAGTGATGGAATAATACTCTTCCTGACATAATAAAAGTTGTGTTCGACTTAACGTTGTTCAATCACTGATGGTTGACATCTGCTTGGTATTGTATGCAATTGCAGCTACAAGTTAGCTAACCGGAACTACGTGTTTAAATATCTGTGTTAGCTGCACTAAGAGTTCAATTTTTACCAATTAAATTCgaataaattgacattttccGGGAAACAGTGTCATTGTGCGAGGTCAGATTTCTTTGAAGCTTTTGTTATATCTCCATTTAAAAGATGAGTTTTAAGGGTTCATTTTAGATAGCTTGAAGGAGTTATGACTATGATTCATACGCACAACTCTGGACAGTTAAATTACAGGAATTTTAAGATGGCTGGATGGATAATCTACGGATTTATTCCATCATCAcagggaaaaagaagaagaagagttCAGAGATAAAGAATAAATTACACAGAGTAAGATTGTCATGTTCTTgtggatataattataaatcacaAGAACATTGTAGAGTACAAACAAAACtgatgtttaataatttattttatattagtacTTGGAAAACAATTACAGAGGCATATAATGCCCTATTAACTGGAGAAGTTTCAGAGCAATTACGTTACAAATGTGACAATTTAAGAAACAAAAGTTTAGGTTAGAAGGTATATCTCAACATTCGGTTGACAGTTCAAATTGAAGTCTGGCTACGGTTGGACGAACCGACATACAACCATCGGTTCGAACCCCGACTGACATTATAATACGGAAACTCCAGCTCaaccatatattttaaataaaatagatacaaACTAAATTGACCAACAAACCATGTATTTGTTaagatattcataaaaattggtGAGAATCCAacttcttaataattttttattatggacAGTGACTGTTATTATGAGCTCTAATGATTGTAATTGAATcagtgataaaaaaatgaatgaaataaattatgtcAATTATTAAGAAACTATCGAATAAAGagaattcaaaatatgaaattagaaAATTGTTAGACATATTAAGATACAGCGTCAAAGATGACAAAAGAAAACAGagctttgaaataaataatataacaaaatagaCTTGCTCATCATATAAATACTCTGTATTAAGACGTGTTTAAAGATCCACATATTACAGAGAAGCTACGAAACTTGGGATTGGTCGTACAAGatgacattttcaaaattttttcattaaaaatttaataacatcAACACTAAAGAAACCTACTGCTAGATGCCGTAGGAATTGGGAGTTAGATTAGTGGAACAATTCATTGAGATGACGAGTCTCATCTTGAAGTCTGCATAAGTGACAGTCGAAGAGAGTCATTCATGAAAGAAATAACACATTTCATCCCGAttgtcaattgaaaaattaaatttacgtTCTGCAGTAGAGGTTGACATTCGTCAAAGGTGTAGGGTAATTATACTTTAGAGATGGTATTGTTAATATctgttgataaatatttaaccATCTTAAGGAATGTTTGTTACCTGTAAACTCAGGGTCGGATTTTATACTTCAGCAAGACGAGGCTGCTTATTATACTTCAAAAACAGCATTAAAATGGTTTAAGGACAAcaatattaaattgttaaaaaaggtCTCAAACACCTAACCTATCATTTCACGGGCACCTCACTCTGTGGCAGTCAGGTCGACGTTGTAATCAAGATATGGTGTcaatttgtattaaattaacctaataataatagttattatttctataagtaaggaattattataaataaaagtgaataatatttaacgaaattatataaaagtagttaaataagaacaaataataatatttctatcatcTATGTCCTACCCCACGGTTTTACATTTAACCATGTCCTACCCACGTCCATTTTTAGCATATCTAGATAGCAGTGCCGCGCCATGGTTATTTCAAACACTAAGAATCTGGACAACGAGCGAACAACAGACAACTGAaaagtttgaggttagattCACTTGTTTTTTGGTGAGTGTCTAATTGTTAGAATCGTGGTTAAGATTCGGGGacttaatttctttataaaaaaatttatttatatataataaatgttaaaaacGTATTGTTAAACTTTCTATATAATCTTAATTAATTACGTTGCAAAAGTATGGACACTTTCTACATCCAAAGAAAACTCTCCTTACCTCTATTCTCCATAGAATCATCACAGTGCTTCCCAGTACTGATATATTCAAGACGTAGGTACGTTCCAGGAGAATACCAAAGTGATGTATCGTTAATATGTATAAAACGttgtttacatatttatttatatataattatgattaatttttgtttcgaaataAGTTGtggattaattaattattattagcaaaacgtttctttaaaaataaaaaaaaaatgatttcacaTATTTATGACCAGGATTTCTTCCTCTAAAATGTTCTGTCTAACAATTTAGAAGTTTGTTTGTTGTCAATTGAAACGTGACGGGGCTCCTATATATCAGTAGAACAATTTGGAGAGAATCATAGAGAACAATTTGAAGTGGAATAATTTTTACTATTCATATGTCTATTTCTTTTGaactaaaaatcaaatttgtcgaaaaattgTGATGGATCTGTTATCATGAGTTGCATATTGcaagtttttctatttcttctacCACCCGCagagaaatactattaaaaacttatttttctataaactagctataaaatatatacagtgcttttcagataaaagtatccacctttaataacttttgtaatactggtatttagaaaaaatccaaaaacacgtcaatttattttggaaggcgcaagcattatggcttatttaaacttactggaaaagccaccccctcacccctagcagcatcccctttatttttttaaattacttttcatattttttatgtaaaatttggatactcctctttgagctgatttcaaaaatgtataatacttgtaggttaaagtggttagtttagagatagagataaacaatttttcttttaagagcacaaattttacttattatttactttcaccttatttcaccctgtactaaaatgggttgtacaacagttcaaactctttaatctttttaactgt
This portion of the Diorhabda sublineata isolate icDioSubl1.1 chromosome X, icDioSubl1.1, whole genome shotgun sequence genome encodes:
- the LOC130451848 gene encoding rRNA-processing protein FCF1 homolog — its product is MGKARKTRKIAERRFAKMKKMISLSDPRIKESLRQLPKKKKPEDPHEMKVNEAPQISSALFFQYNTQLGPPYHILIDTNFINFSIKNKLDIIQNMMDCLYAKCTPYITDCVLAELEKLGQKYRVALRIIKDPRFERICCMHKGTYADDCLVQRVTQHKCYIVATNDRDLKRRIRKIPGVPIMYVSQHKYTIERMPDAYGAPK